One segment of bacterium DNA contains the following:
- a CDS encoding FAD-binding oxidoreductase, translating to MAMMDAVPPQPAAVDDAAVTRLRSDLRGMVIRPGEDGYDAARAVWNGMINRRPAFIVRCLGSADVIAALSFARAYHLPVAVRGGGHSFPGYSVCDDGLVVDFSLMKGVWVDADRKTVRTQPGVTWGLFDHETQLFGLATTGGLISHTGIAGLTLGGGIGWLMRKHGLSCDNLLSVDVVTADGQFITANHKHNEDLYWGVRGGGGNFGVVTSFEYQLHNVGPIIYGGAALYRAERASELLRFFRDFTAKAPDELTSMVAFMTAPPAPFVPAELQGKPMVALAACYCGDLAKGDDALKPVRLFGPPDVNLFGPMPYVAMQSMFDASAPPGIQCYLKSDFLNRLDDAAIDLICEFASRRTSPNSEVHVQHLGGAVSKVGEGKTAFGQRDATYVLNWISLWNDQSPPNGHIQWSRDAWNALRPYASGNVYSNFMQDDNERTRAAYSDRTFARLVDLKRKYDPENMFCFNQNLVPEEETVAVQ from the coding sequence ATGGCAATGATGGACGCGGTACCTCCGCAACCGGCAGCAGTGGACGATGCGGCGGTCACACGACTGAGGTCGGATCTTCGTGGCATGGTGATTCGACCCGGCGAAGATGGATATGATGCGGCACGGGCCGTGTGGAATGGAATGATCAACCGGCGTCCGGCGTTTATCGTGCGCTGCCTCGGTTCGGCGGATGTGATTGCGGCGTTGAGCTTTGCCCGGGCCTATCATCTGCCCGTGGCAGTACGGGGCGGCGGGCACAGTTTTCCCGGCTATTCGGTATGTGATGATGGCTTGGTGGTGGATTTTTCCCTGATGAAGGGTGTGTGGGTGGATGCCGACCGCAAGACGGTGCGCACCCAACCGGGAGTTACCTGGGGACTGTTCGACCATGAAACCCAACTCTTCGGCCTGGCAACCACCGGCGGCCTGATTTCCCATACCGGAATCGCCGGGCTGACGCTGGGCGGCGGCATCGGCTGGCTGATGCGCAAGCATGGACTATCGTGCGACAATCTGCTTTCGGTGGATGTTGTCACCGCCGACGGCCAGTTCATTACCGCCAATCACAAGCACAATGAAGATCTCTACTGGGGTGTGCGCGGCGGTGGCGGCAACTTCGGTGTGGTGACCTCCTTCGAATATCAGCTCCATAATGTCGGCCCGATCATCTACGGCGGCGCAGCACTGTACCGCGCCGAGAGGGCCAGCGAGTTGCTGCGCTTTTTCCGCGACTTCACCGCCAAGGCCCCCGATGAACTGACGTCGATGGTTGCGTTTATGACCGCACCGCCCGCACCGTTCGTACCTGCTGAATTGCAGGGCAAGCCGATGGTGGCGCTGGCGGCATGTTATTGCGGCGATCTGGCCAAGGGCGACGATGCCTTGAAGCCGGTGCGCCTCTTCGGTCCGCCCGACGTCAACCTCTTCGGTCCCATGCCGTACGTTGCGATGCAATCCATGTTCGATGCATCGGCTCCTCCGGGGATTCAGTGCTATTTGAAATCCGATTTCCTGAACCGTCTCGATGATGCGGCCATCGATCTGATCTGTGAGTTTGCCTCGCGCCGCACCTCGCCGAATTCCGAGGTCCACGTGCAGCATCTGGGCGGCGCCGTCAGCAAAGTCGGTGAAGGCAAGACGGCCTTCGGCCAGCGCGACGCCACATATGTCCTCAACTGGATCTCCTTGTGGAATGACCAGAGTCCGCCCAATGGGCATATTCAATGGTCCCGCGACGCATGGAACGCGCTGCGGCCCTATGCCAGTGGCAATGTGTATTCCAACTTTATGCAGGATGACAACGAGCGCACTCGCGCCGCCTACAGCGACCGCACCTTTGCCCGGCTGGTGGATCTGAAGCGGAAGTACGATCCCGAGAATATGTTCTGCTTCAACCAGAATCTGGTGCCCGAAGAAGAGACCGTAGCGGTGCAGTAA
- a CDS encoding alpha/beta fold hydrolase, whose translation MLHHQSIGSGPPVLVLPGMLGTIESQWKRYLQPIADMGYTVIAADLPGHGPSEMTKSLTMRVMVEEIDRLLNGLHAEPAVLLGYSTGGYAALSYALKHKNRVVGVWMHATKFYWSGEEAENLAAELDVAYLEENNPDRLAQLRSEHGDEKLDAMMPWLAKMITGMPDSGLTEMDLEDSELPVMVSGGDRDELVPVNEVIDLYRALRRGQLCVFPDTNHPLDSLRDHVFLPVFRDFLNRLD comes from the coding sequence ATGTTACATCATCAATCCATCGGGAGCGGACCGCCGGTATTAGTGCTCCCCGGCATGTTAGGGACAATCGAGTCCCAGTGGAAACGCTACCTTCAGCCCATCGCCGATATGGGCTATACCGTCATTGCCGCCGATCTGCCCGGACACGGGCCGTCGGAAATGACCAAGAGCCTGACCATGCGCGTGATGGTCGAAGAGATCGACCGCCTGCTCAACGGTCTGCATGCCGAACCTGCCGTGCTGCTCGGTTACAGCACGGGCGGTTATGCCGCGCTGTCCTATGCCCTCAAGCATAAGAACCGCGTCGTCGGTGTGTGGATGCACGCCACCAAGTTTTACTGGTCCGGTGAAGAAGCGGAAAACCTCGCCGCCGAACTGGATGTCGCCTACCTCGAAGAGAACAACCCCGACCGTCTGGCGCAACTCCGCAGCGAACATGGCGACGAGAAGCTCGATGCCATGATGCCGTGGCTGGCCAAGATGATCACCGGCATGCCCGATAGCGGCCTGACGGAAATGGATCTCGAAGACAGCGAACTGCCGGTGATGGTTTCCGGCGGCGACCGCGACGAACTGGTGCCGGTCAACGAAGTCATCGATCTGTACCGCGCTCTGCGCCGCGGACAGCTCTGTGTCTTCCCCGATACCAATCACCCGCTGGACAGCCTGCGCGATCACGTCTTCCTCCCGGTCTTCCGCGATTTCCTGAACCGCCTCGACTAA
- a CDS encoding aldo/keto reductase, with translation MKFRTIDNTALKVSELCMGTMTMGWQTDEALSHQILDRAFDRGINFVDTADVYSSWVEGNPGGVAERMVGTWLKTKPRDRIVLATKVRGRMWEGEDGEGLGRKHILRACADSLQRLQVDYIDLYQCHAPDPNTPIEETVDTLCELIREGKVRYIGVSNFPADLTRRANDYAHTHYQCKFICTQPKYNLICRKAFEDDLLPYVEETKMGVIPYSPLEGGLLTGKYKAGQPLPQNARHTLNQRASDKMTPQVLKVLELLELMARKRGESMTQTALAWLLSKPFVTSPIIGATSIQQLDDSLTASGKRLSQEEENELDEVSNGL, from the coding sequence ATGAAATTCCGTACGATTGATAATACCGCTTTGAAGGTGTCCGAACTGTGCATGGGCACGATGACCATGGGCTGGCAGACGGATGAAGCCCTGTCCCATCAGATTCTTGACCGCGCTTTCGACCGGGGCATTAATTTTGTGGATACGGCGGACGTCTACAGCAGTTGGGTGGAAGGCAATCCCGGCGGAGTCGCCGAGCGCATGGTCGGCACATGGCTGAAGACTAAGCCGCGCGACCGGATTGTGCTGGCCACCAAGGTGCGCGGGCGGATGTGGGAAGGGGAAGACGGCGAAGGGCTGGGACGCAAACATATTCTGCGCGCCTGTGCCGATTCGCTGCAACGGCTGCAGGTCGACTACATCGACCTCTACCAGTGCCACGCGCCGGATCCGAATACGCCGATTGAAGAAACCGTGGATACACTCTGCGAACTGATCCGCGAAGGCAAAGTCCGCTACATCGGCGTCTCCAATTTCCCCGCAGACCTCACGCGCCGCGCCAATGACTACGCGCACACCCATTACCAGTGCAAGTTCATCTGCACCCAGCCCAAGTATAATCTGATCTGCCGCAAGGCCTTCGAAGATGATCTGCTGCCCTATGTCGAAGAGACGAAAATGGGCGTGATCCCCTATTCTCCCCTCGAAGGCGGACTGCTGACGGGCAAGTACAAAGCAGGCCAGCCGCTGCCGCAAAACGCGCGGCACACGCTGAACCAGCGCGCGTCCGATAAGATGACGCCGCAGGTGCTCAAAGTGCTGGAGCTGCTCGAACTGATGGCCCGGAAGCGCGGCGAAAGCATGACCCAGACCGCACTGGCCTGGCTGCTCTCCAAACCGTTTGTCACCAGCCCGATCATCGGCGCGACCTCCATCCAGCAATTAGACGATTCCCTCACCGCTTCGGGCAAACGCCTGTCGCAGGAAGAGGAAAACGAACTGGACGAAGTGAGCAACGGACTGTGA
- a CDS encoding ferredoxin family protein, which yields MTFVITDKCLGEQYASCMQVCPVYCIYPGDYEGQPFAVIDPKLCIDCGACVPECPVEAIIEHPDEDPVYAEINAKLSPLFKNNPVPDPRPATDPPRRGNVYEKPKS from the coding sequence ATGACATTCGTGATTACCGACAAGTGCCTCGGCGAACAGTATGCCTCATGCATGCAGGTTTGCCCGGTCTACTGCATCTACCCCGGCGACTACGAAGGCCAGCCCTTCGCGGTCATTGACCCTAAACTGTGTATTGACTGCGGAGCCTGCGTCCCCGAGTGCCCCGTGGAAGCGATTATCGAACATCCCGACGAAGATCCCGTCTACGCGGAGATCAACGCCAAATTATCCCCTTTATTCAAAAATAATCCCGTGCCCGATCCCCGCCCGGCCACCGACCCGCCCCGCCGGGGAAATGTGTACGAAAAGCCGAAGTCTTAA
- a CDS encoding T9SS type A sorting domain-containing protein: MKPLGFLLLLIFPLLASAQLVPLELDQTITLPQAGAIWDVMPHPDGYYLWVQAVTHDSTQTRIYWGRTDSAGVDSLDLSIGSPISIHAFWGGGYEAEVLIASSFSTAWSVESFQVFRLSDGAPLTPALGWHYEHTDLHQHWDIDEYRVATAAPLPPPPAVSTIVPALIRYHYHYLDDEGSSRFTDDTHKGLLLANILAGDTTVTARLDMVSSAAWAWDGRTVHLARAGTSTSSFEGPGGNHVSVNYRASTLELMADTVRESWAAACGLPDSNSDLCFEGDVLCTYDSTTGRPVFFGDVGSNWAAEDSLGELWRIPNSYWTTLAANVIGGNSSEEFLCYRWNQQDFEVLNATNGHSYGHTDTLAIDPWSFDLRIIGRYDGSARRLGNRDGSRIKLYRFGEYLDIDVGQRSAQVESYSLSAFPNPFNPATQITFTVPRAQRVKLTVYDIMGREVLLLTNTSYEAGEHQVTFDGSNLPSGIYFARLATGSVNKTQKLLLLK, encoded by the coding sequence ATGAAACCGCTCGGATTTCTTCTCCTCCTCATATTCCCCCTCCTCGCCTCCGCCCAGCTTGTTCCGCTGGAGTTGGACCAGACGATTACGCTGCCTCAAGCCGGAGCCATCTGGGATGTGATGCCGCACCCAGATGGGTATTATCTGTGGGTGCAGGCGGTGACGCACGACTCGACGCAGACGCGAATCTACTGGGGAAGGACAGATTCGGCGGGGGTGGACTCGCTGGATTTGAGCATCGGCTCGCCCATATCCATACATGCATTCTGGGGTGGCGGGTACGAAGCCGAAGTCCTCATTGCCAGTTCCTTCTCCACGGCATGGTCCGTTGAATCCTTCCAGGTTTTTCGTCTCTCCGATGGTGCGCCGTTGACTCCAGCGCTTGGCTGGCACTATGAGCACACAGACCTGCACCAGCACTGGGATATTGACGAATACCGGGTTGCCACAGCCGCTCCGTTGCCACCGCCGCCCGCCGTTAGTACAATCGTGCCCGCGCTGATTCGGTACCATTACCACTATCTCGACGACGAAGGTTCTTCCCGCTTCACGGACGACACTCATAAGGGGCTCCTCTTGGCGAATATTCTTGCGGGAGACACGACCGTGACAGCCCGCTTGGATATGGTTTCAAGCGCCGCTTGGGCTTGGGATGGCCGGACCGTCCATCTTGCGCGCGCAGGTACCAGTACTTCGAGTTTTGAGGGTCCCGGCGGAAATCATGTCAGTGTCAATTATCGAGCAAGCACGCTGGAACTCATGGCTGACACGGTTCGCGAATCGTGGGCAGCAGCCTGTGGTTTGCCGGATAGCAACTCGGACCTTTGTTTTGAAGGCGACGTGCTTTGCACCTATGACAGTACGACGGGAAGGCCTGTATTCTTCGGCGACGTCGGGTCCAACTGGGCAGCGGAGGACAGTCTCGGCGAACTCTGGCGGATTCCCAACAGTTATTGGACAACACTGGCAGCGAATGTGATCGGCGGCAATTCGTCGGAGGAGTTTCTGTGTTACCGGTGGAATCAGCAGGACTTCGAGGTTCTGAATGCCACAAATGGCCATTCCTATGGTCATACGGATACTCTGGCCATTGATCCGTGGTCGTTTGACCTGAGGATTATCGGTCGCTATGACGGATCTGCTCGCAGATTAGGAAACCGCGATGGCAGCCGCATCAAGCTATACCGCTTCGGTGAGTATCTTGACATCGATGTCGGCCAGAGGTCGGCGCAAGTAGAATCATATTCGCTGTCCGCCTTCCCCAATCCCTTCAACCCCGCCACGCAAATTACCTTCACCGTGCCGCGCGCGCAGCGAGTGAAGCTGACGGTCTACGACATCATGGGACGGGAAGTGCTCCTGCTGACAAACACATCGTATGAGGCAGGCGAGCATCAGGTGACTTTCGACGGAAGCAACCTACCTTCGGGGATCTATTTTGCGCGGCTGGCCACTGGATCAGTCAACAAGACGCAGAAGCTCCTCCTGCTCAAATAG
- a CDS encoding DUF1015 domain-containing protein has protein sequence MAKIAPFVALRYDQSAAGDINKLVTQPYDKIDRALQVKYYERHPYNIVRVILSDESVADKETPYPGAGKTLREWVDKGLLKNDAQPAIYVYYQTFKFRGQTYTRKGFIASVELEEKGVRAHEHTLAGPKADRLRLLRATETNDENIFMLFSDPQNESVKIMDAAIAGQKPLIEAVDDFGETHKVWAITDPATVAKLQALVAPKELFIADGHHRFETAVNYKNECLAKGWKPEGSQGFDHRMMALFPMEDPGLVIFPTHRLVKNVSDFSTDKLLAALSRNFEIEPVKSADELTRKMENRNGKNVFGMAAVNAPAPFYFLKIKDPKVMDTVVPDASEPSRRLDVTVLHKLILENELGIDKAKLEAFTNVEYVRHTEEAMEKLGKGGIQAVFLLNPTDVKNVKDVASVGERMPQKSTDFYPKLLAGLVMMPLKIKK, from the coding sequence ATGGCTAAAATCGCACCTTTCGTCGCTCTGCGCTATGACCAGAGTGCCGCTGGGGACATTAACAAGCTGGTTACTCAGCCCTACGACAAAATCGACCGCGCGCTTCAGGTCAAGTACTACGAGCGCCACCCCTACAACATTGTACGCGTCATCCTCTCCGATGAATCCGTGGCTGACAAAGAAACCCCTTATCCCGGCGCGGGCAAGACCCTGCGGGAGTGGGTGGACAAGGGTCTTCTGAAGAATGATGCCCAGCCGGCCATCTATGTCTATTATCAGACGTTCAAGTTTCGTGGTCAAACCTATACCCGCAAAGGGTTTATCGCCTCGGTTGAACTTGAAGAAAAGGGCGTTCGCGCCCACGAGCACACCCTGGCCGGGCCTAAGGCCGACCGTCTGCGGTTGCTGCGCGCCACCGAAACCAATGACGAAAACATCTTCATGCTCTTTTCCGACCCGCAGAACGAGTCCGTGAAGATCATGGATGCCGCCATTGCCGGTCAGAAGCCGCTGATTGAAGCCGTGGATGACTTCGGCGAGACCCACAAGGTCTGGGCAATCACCGATCCGGCCACTGTGGCCAAGCTGCAAGCCTTGGTGGCTCCCAAGGAACTGTTCATCGCCGATGGCCATCACCGTTTCGAAACTGCTGTAAATTATAAAAATGAGTGCCTTGCCAAGGGCTGGAAGCCGGAAGGCAGCCAGGGCTTTGACCATCGCATGATGGCCCTCTTCCCGATGGAAGACCCGGGTCTGGTGATCTTCCCCACCCATCGCCTCGTCAAGAATGTCTCCGATTTCTCCACCGACAAGCTGCTGGCCGCCCTCTCCAGGAACTTTGAGATCGAGCCGGTGAAGTCCGCCGATGAGCTGACCAGGAAGATGGAAAACCGCAATGGCAAGAATGTGTTCGGCATGGCCGCCGTCAATGCCCCGGCCCCGTTCTATTTCCTGAAGATCAAGGATCCCAAGGTGATGGACACCGTGGTGCCGGATGCTTCCGAGCCCTCCCGCCGTCTTGACGTGACCGTGCTCCACAAGCTGATCCTCGAAAATGAGCTGGGCATCGACAAGGCCAAGCTCGAAGCCTTCACCAATGTGGAGTACGTGCGCCACACCGAAGAGGCTATGGAAAAGCTGGGCAAGGGCGGCATTCAGGCCGTCTTCCTGCTGAACCCGACCGATGTCAAGAATGTCAAGGACGTCGCCAGCGTCGGCGAGCGCATGCCCCAAAAGTCCACCGACTTCTACCCGAAGCTTCTGGCCGGCCTGGTGATGATGCCGCTGAAGATTAAGAAATAG
- a CDS encoding CBS domain-containing protein, whose protein sequence is MTARIVEELHFLSEFLGRPAKSKKLGTSMGRIWDCVATLTELYPQVKGLVLRHRQELVLYPATAQEYADLFKKGHLTVDEQRIMPLEMGPNDVGVRDMLWDKQIVDVEGAKVVRVNDVHLLIGERQWIVHVDVGFAGLMRRLGWEAPMRSTFKVLGKEIHDELISWKFVQPVSSQTAHMEPIRLTVGAQRLNDLHPGEIADILEDLDHQQRQAMVAALEPETAAEALQETDEDVQKSIIEGMDEELAADILEEMEPSEAADILANIDEEAASGIMEAMESEEEVAEIEELMTYSEDTAGSLMTTDYVEIGADRTVGEAMEAVREAAEDVESIYYVYLHDDDGKLIGALSLRHLLRTDPRLQVGNILQPRLITLHLDSQVTEIAETFLRYYFLCLPVVDDDGVQRGVITFKHGFDQLLPHLYRAWKAD, encoded by the coding sequence ATGACAGCCCGTATTGTCGAAGAACTGCATTTTCTATCCGAATTTTTAGGGCGGCCGGCCAAGAGCAAGAAGCTGGGCACGTCCATGGGCCGTATCTGGGACTGTGTGGCCACCTTAACGGAACTCTATCCGCAGGTGAAGGGCCTGGTGCTGCGGCACCGGCAGGAGCTGGTGCTCTACCCGGCCACGGCGCAGGAATATGCCGATCTGTTCAAAAAGGGCCACCTTACGGTGGATGAGCAGCGGATCATGCCGTTGGAGATGGGACCGAATGACGTGGGCGTGCGCGACATGCTGTGGGATAAGCAGATCGTGGACGTGGAAGGCGCCAAGGTGGTGCGCGTGAACGACGTGCATCTGCTGATCGGCGAGCGGCAGTGGATCGTGCATGTGGATGTGGGCTTTGCGGGGTTGATGCGCCGCTTAGGCTGGGAAGCGCCGATGCGCTCCACCTTCAAAGTGCTGGGCAAGGAGATCCACGACGAACTGATCAGTTGGAAGTTCGTGCAGCCGGTCTCCTCGCAGACGGCGCACATGGAACCGATCCGTCTGACGGTGGGTGCGCAGCGGCTGAATGATCTGCATCCGGGCGAAATTGCGGACATCCTCGAAGACCTCGATCACCAGCAGCGGCAGGCGATGGTGGCGGCCCTCGAGCCGGAGACCGCCGCCGAGGCCTTGCAGGAGACCGACGAGGATGTGCAGAAGTCGATCATCGAGGGGATGGACGAAGAGCTGGCGGCGGACATCTTAGAGGAGATGGAGCCTTCGGAAGCGGCGGACATTCTGGCGAACATCGACGAGGAAGCCGCCTCGGGGATTATGGAGGCGATGGAGAGCGAGGAGGAGGTGGCCGAGATCGAGGAGCTGATGACCTACTCCGAAGATACGGCGGGCTCCCTGATGACGACGGATTATGTGGAGATCGGCGCGGACCGCACGGTGGGGGAAGCGATGGAAGCGGTGCGCGAAGCGGCGGAGGATGTGGAGTCGATCTACTACGTGTATCTGCACGATGACGACGGCAAATTGATCGGCGCACTCAGTCTGCGCCATCTGCTGCGCACGGACCCGCGTTTGCAGGTGGGCAACATTCTGCAGCCGCGGCTGATTACCCTGCACCTCGATTCGCAGGTCACGGAAATCGCCGAGACCTTTTTGCGCTACTATTTCCTCTGCCTTCCGGTGGTCGATGACGACGGCGTGCAGCGCGGCGTGATCACCTTCAAGCACGGCTTCGACCAGCTCTTGCCGCATTTGTACCGGGCGTGGAAAGCAGACTGA